The window CGGTGATACAGGCGGTGCTGACTTGCGCGTTGGTGCTGCTGCTGGGCGTGCCGGCGGCTTGGGTGTTGGCACGGTTTGAATTTCGCGGCCGGCGGCTGATTTTGCGCTTGCTGATGCTGCCGTTTGTGATGCCCACGCTGGTGGCGGGTATGGGCGTGTTGGCGCTGTTCGGCGCCCGCGGCCTGCTGTGGCCGGGCTGGCAGGATACGCCTTATCTGCTGCTTTACGGCAATGTGTTTTTTAATTTGCCGGTGCTGGTGCGTGCCGCGTATCAAGGGTTTTTGCAGGTGCCGGCGGCGCGGTTGCGGGCGGCGCAGACTTTGGGCGCGGGCGCGTGGCGGCGGTTCTGGCATATCGAGCGGCCGGTATTGCAACCTTGGCTGGCCGGTGGTTTGTGCTTGGTATTTCTTTATTGTTTTTCCGGTTTCGGGTTGGCGCTGTTGCTGGGCGGAAGCCGCTATATCACGGTAGAAGTGGAAATCTACCGGCTGATTGCGTATGAGCTCGATATGGCGCAGGCCTCGGTGCTGGTGTGGCTGGTGTTGGCGGTAACGGCGGCTGCGGGTGGGGTTTATGCGCTGCTCAGCCGCCGCACCGCCGCCGGTAAAAACATCCGCCCGCTGCCGCCCGCCCCGCCGCAGGGTGTGGCGCAGAAAATGCTGCTGGCCGCCGTTTTGGTCGGGCTTTCACTCTGCTGCCTGCTGCCGCTGGTGGCGGTGGCGCTGCAAGCTTTGCAGGCGGGCGCTTCGTGGCAGGTGTTGCAGGAAGCGGCAACCTGGCAGGCAGCGTGGAACACTTTGCGCTTCACAGCCTTGGCAATGCTCGCGGCTGTGTTGCTGGGTGTGATGCATGCCTGGCTGGCGCGGCGGGCGGCGTGGGTGCGCAGCATCACTTTTCTGCCGTTTATGGTGTCGCCGGTGTGTGTGGCGTTTGGCGTGCTGCTGCTCTATCCCGAGTGGACGGCGTCGCTGCCGTTGTTGGTGGCGGCCTATGCGCTGCTGGCTTATCCCTTTATCACCAAAGATGTGCTGACCGCATGGGATTCGCTGCCTGCCAACTACAGCGCCGCCGCCCGCAGCATGGGTGCCAC of the Uruburuella testudinis genome contains:
- a CDS encoding ABC transporter permease, which gives rise to MTLPRPFATLLIALLPLGFLAVMVAAPLLALAAYDQSGLLWQILGDGYMQWRMVWTVIQAVLTCALVLLLGVPAAWVLARFEFRGRRLILRLLMLPFVMPTLVAGMGVLALFGARGLLWPGWQDTPYLLLYGNVFFNLPVLVRAAYQGFLQVPAARLRAAQTLGAGAWRRFWHIERPVLQPWLAGGLCLVFLYCFSGFGLALLLGGSRYITVEVEIYRLIAYELDMAQASVLVWLVLAVTAAAGGVYALLSRRTAAGKNIRPLPPAPPQGVAQKMLLAAVLVGLSLCCLLPLVAVALQALQAGASWQVLQEAATWQAAWNTLRFTALAMLAAVLLGVMHAWLARRAAWVRSITFLPFMVSPVCVAFGVLLLYPEWTASLPLLVAAYALLAYPFITKDVLTAWDSLPANYSAAARSMGATPFQTACYVTAPLLLPSLRRGLTLAAATCIGEFAATLFLSRPEWQTLTTLVYRYLGTAGADNHDRAMVVALLLMLLALLVFLWLDAAEKHDNTH